A region of Nitrospinota bacterium DNA encodes the following proteins:
- a CDS encoding precorrin-8X methylmutase, with product MIQENTTGARKKRALIHALYESPIGPEEIEAMSFAAIDREAPSHNFPPDEWLIARRMIHTTANFTLAGALRFSKDAICSAVKALRAGAAIYSDSNMIKSGVSVARLQSVNANYTKEKIVCHVADADVAAESKNTGLPRSLFAARKAKDILNGGVALFGNAPVALMELNRLILEEGVRPALVVAMPVGFVHVVESKEELMSLGVPYIALEGRLGGSPLAVSVIHSLCALAVADKEVAN from the coding sequence ATGATTCAAGAAAACACCACCGGCGCCAGGAAAAAACGCGCGCTGATACACGCCTTGTACGAGTCGCCCATAGGCCCGGAAGAGATAGAGGCCATGTCTTTCGCCGCCATAGACCGGGAGGCTCCGAGCCATAATTTCCCGCCGGATGAATGGCTGATAGCGCGGCGTATGATTCATACCACCGCCAACTTCACCCTCGCCGGGGCGCTCCGTTTTTCGAAGGACGCCATATGTTCGGCTGTTAAGGCGTTGCGGGCCGGGGCGGCGATATACTCCGACTCCAACATGATAAAAAGCGGCGTGTCGGTGGCGCGGCTTCAATCGGTGAACGCAAATTACACGAAAGAAAAAATAGTTTGCCACGTGGCGGACGCGGACGTGGCGGCGGAGTCGAAAAATACAGGCCTGCCCCGCTCCCTTTTCGCCGCGCGCAAGGCGAAGGATATATTGAACGGCGGCGTGGCTCTTTTTGGGAACGCGCCGGTGGCGCTGATGGAGCTAAACAGGCTGATCCTGGAGGAAGGGGTAAGGCCCGCGCTGGTGGTGGCCATGCCCGTGGGGTTTGTGCACGTGGTGGAGAGCAAGGAAGAGCTTATGTCGCTGGGCGTTCCATATATTGCCCTGGAAGGTAGATTGGGGGGGAGCCCGCTGGCGGTGAGCGTAATCCACTCCCTATGCGCGCTGGCGGTGGCTGATAAGGAGGTGGCAAATTGA
- a CDS encoding CbiX/SirB N-terminal domain-containing protein — MGHGSRVPGAANGMEKVAQALTQSGAYHMVETCYMSRLGPHFPETVEKCVTGGAKVVSLIPYFLHMGLHTRLDIPEMMKTEAARYPGVKIIFGECIGFDELMIEIVKKRVEASWKLADVRDMVLEPREKFPLPPGDLEFVPMTPEMAEKFREGGRCGHDHHH; from the coding sequence ATGGGGCATGGAAGCCGGGTGCCCGGCGCCGCCAACGGCATGGAGAAGGTCGCCCAGGCGTTAACCCAAAGCGGCGCCTACCACATGGTGGAGACCTGCTACATGTCCCGGCTTGGGCCACATTTCCCCGAAACGGTGGAAAAATGCGTGACAGGCGGAGCCAAGGTTGTTTCGCTTATCCCCTATTTCCTGCACATGGGTCTGCATACGCGGCTGGACATCCCGGAGATGATGAAGACGGAAGCGGCCAGGTATCCCGGCGTGAAGATAATCTTCGGCGAATGCATAGGGTTCGACGAGCTGATGATAGAGATAGTGAAAAAACGGGTGGAAGCCTCGTGGAAGCTTGCCGATGTGCGCGACATGGTTTTGGAGCCGCGCGAAAAATTCCCCCTTCCGCCAGGAGACTTGGAGTTTGTGCCCATGACCCCGGAGATGGCAGAAAAATTCCGGGAAGGAGGGCGTTGCGGCCATGACCATCATCACTAA
- a CDS encoding ABC transporter ATP-binding protein, protein MKSGAAMQAIGLGFSYGDGPDILQGLDFHLPHGGFTAVLGANGSGKTTLLKLLSGLVSPKSGEIMLRGQPMGSISHEKRYTSVGLVFQNPDDQLFALTVEEDVAFGPRNMGLDESMARKKTVEALCLVGAAHLADRPVYELSFGQKKRVAIAGALAMGPSILLLDEPTAGLDPAGELNLMRLLGELHRDRGVTIVMATHSVDLLPLFADRIMILEEGRLMKDAPIKNALADGGLLEQAGLRLPYVTHLMRELETKDGLEMGSLPLTVGEARLRILDILAGNASSIKAVADR, encoded by the coding sequence TTGAAAAGCGGAGCGGCAATGCAAGCCATAGGGCTTGGGTTCTCTTACGGCGACGGGCCGGACATCCTTCAAGGGCTGGATTTCCATCTGCCCCACGGAGGATTTACCGCCGTGCTGGGCGCCAACGGCTCGGGGAAAACCACTCTGTTGAAACTGCTGTCGGGGCTTGTCAGCCCCAAGAGCGGGGAAATAATGTTGCGCGGCCAGCCCATGGGCTCCATATCCCATGAAAAAAGATACACCTCGGTGGGGCTGGTGTTCCAGAACCCGGACGACCAGCTTTTCGCCCTTACCGTTGAGGAGGATGTGGCTTTCGGCCCCAGAAACATGGGGCTGGATGAATCCATGGCGCGGAAAAAAACCGTCGAGGCGTTGTGTCTTGTTGGCGCCGCGCATCTTGCGGACAGGCCGGTTTACGAGCTTAGCTTCGGGCAGAAAAAAAGAGTGGCCATAGCCGGGGCGCTGGCCATGGGCCCTTCCATCCTTTTGCTGGACGAACCCACCGCCGGGCTGGATCCTGCCGGGGAGCTGAACCTTATGCGCCTGCTGGGCGAACTTCACCGGGACCGGGGCGTGACGATAGTCATGGCCACCCATTCGGTGGACCTGCTTCCGCTTTTCGCCGACCGGATTATGATCCTCGAAGAGGGACGGTTGATGAAAGACGCCCCAATAAAAAACGCGCTGGCGGACGGGGGGCTCCTGGAACAGGCTGGTCTGCGCCTGCCGTATGTAACCCACCTGATGCGGGAACTTGAAACTAAAGACGGGCTGGAGATGGGAAGCCTGCCCCTTACCGTGGGGGAAGCCCGGCTCCGGATTCTGGATATCCTTGCCGGGAACGCTTCGAGCATAAAGGCGGTGGCGGACCGATGA
- the cbiD gene encoding cobalamin biosynthesis protein CbiD, producing MSGKLREGYTTGACAAASAKAAVTLLLGSPPLREVDIPMPGGGRVVLPLELAETRGASAMAAVRKDAGDDPDITNGALVMASVSLENGEDVTFSAGEGVGVVTKKGLQIPPGEPAINPGPRQMITNAVREVTSKGVRVTISIPGGRELAQKTFNPRLGVEGGLSILGSTGIVRPYSHPALRESLKCALEVALAGGNEFLVFTAGNIGSKTALALLDVKPEAVVEVSNEWGFMLDTVRGKPVKALLVAGHPGKLAKLAGGYWDTHSSRSGSAVPIVSALASKTLGVSMEGHSTVEGIFETLTGAEINTVASALAERVRQAVLAKVEQKFPVAVALVDMKGRILGDSGDMGPWPKKG from the coding sequence ATGAGCGGAAAACTCAGGGAAGGTTACACCACCGGCGCCTGCGCGGCGGCTTCGGCCAAGGCGGCTGTGACGCTGTTGTTAGGCTCGCCCCCTCTAAGGGAGGTGGACATACCGATGCCCGGCGGTGGAAGAGTGGTTCTGCCGCTGGAATTGGCGGAGACCCGGGGCGCCAGCGCCATGGCCGCCGTCCGCAAAGACGCCGGGGACGACCCGGACATAACCAACGGCGCTCTTGTTATGGCCAGCGTTTCATTGGAAAACGGGGAGGATGTGACCTTCAGCGCCGGTGAAGGGGTGGGGGTGGTGACGAAGAAAGGGTTGCAGATCCCTCCGGGGGAGCCCGCCATAAATCCCGGCCCAAGGCAGATGATAACCAACGCCGTCCGGGAAGTGACCTCGAAAGGGGTGCGGGTGACCATATCCATCCCCGGCGGCCGGGAACTGGCGCAAAAAACCTTCAACCCCAGGCTGGGGGTGGAAGGGGGGCTTTCCATACTCGGCTCCACGGGCATTGTGAGGCCTTACAGCCATCCGGCGTTGCGCGAGTCGCTCAAATGCGCGCTGGAGGTGGCCTTGGCCGGCGGAAACGAGTTTTTGGTTTTCACCGCCGGTAACATAGGCTCTAAAACGGCGCTGGCGTTGCTGGATGTGAAACCCGAGGCCGTGGTGGAGGTGAGCAACGAATGGGGCTTCATGCTGGACACGGTGAGGGGAAAACCGGTAAAAGCCTTGCTGGTGGCTGGCCATCCGGGGAAACTGGCCAAGCTGGCCGGAGGTTATTGGGACACCCATTCGTCCCGTTCCGGTTCCGCCGTTCCAATTGTGTCGGCGCTGGCGTCGAAAACCCTGGGCGTCTCCATGGAGGGGCATTCCACGGTGGAAGGGATTTTTGAGACGCTTACGGGCGCTGAAATTAACACGGTGGCCTCTGCGCTGGCGGAGCGTGTGCGACAGGCTGTATTGGCGAAGGTGGAACAAAAATTCCCCGTGGCGGTGGCGTTGGTGGACATGAAAGGAAGGATTCTCGGAGACTCCGGGGATATGGGCCCATGGCCGAAAAAAGGATAA
- the cbiE gene encoding precorrin-6y C5,15-methyltransferase (decarboxylating) subunit CbiE produces MAEKRITIIGFGPGGEDYVSPVARRKALEADCVIGSPRLLKLLPDSGQEKIPYGADTQKALEAIAERIPSRRVAVLVSGDPGISSLATPVIKKFGSGMCEVIPGVSSVQCAFAAVGLGWADARVVTAHASVPDSLLPSLMEEPKIAFLAGSDEAVRWIAGMAVKAGAGRRLFVCENLTLPEERVREFGPEELMTYKAPSMTVVLLIRKECFK; encoded by the coding sequence ATGGCCGAAAAAAGGATAACCATAATCGGCTTTGGTCCCGGTGGGGAGGATTATGTTTCCCCCGTGGCCCGGCGCAAGGCTTTGGAGGCGGATTGCGTCATAGGCTCACCGAGGCTGTTAAAGCTCCTGCCGGACAGTGGACAGGAAAAAATACCCTACGGGGCTGACACCCAAAAAGCGCTGGAGGCCATAGCCGAAAGGATTCCCTCCCGCCGTGTGGCGGTGCTGGTGAGCGGCGACCCGGGCATAAGTAGCCTGGCCACGCCGGTGATAAAAAAGTTCGGCTCCGGTATGTGCGAGGTGATACCCGGCGTAAGCTCGGTGCAGTGCGCATTTGCGGCGGTGGGGCTGGGCTGGGCGGACGCCCGGGTGGTTACGGCCCACGCCAGCGTTCCGGACTCGTTGCTACCATCGCTGATGGAAGAGCCGAAAATAGCGTTTTTGGCCGGTTCGGACGAGGCGGTAAGGTGGATAGCCGGGATGGCTGTGAAAGCGGGGGCAGGGCGCAGGCTGTTCGTTTGCGAGAACCTCACCCTGCCGGAGGAGCGGGTGAGGGAGTTTGGGCCGGAGGAATTGATGACTTACAAGGCGCCGTCCATGACGGTGGTTCTGCTTATAAGGAAGGAGTGTTTCAAATGA
- the cobI gene encoding precorrin-2 C(20)-methyltransferase: protein MTYGTLYGIGVGPGDPELVTVKGARLLGECKKLFVPKARIKAESVALAIIERYVNPQAVIEELVFPMVMDKNELERQWAESASKIASWLATGQDACFVTLGDSLLYSTYIYLVRALKKAAPEARVSTVPGVTAFSAAAALTDFPVGEAKEPVTIIPAADDLGSVRQAVRGEGTVILMKVGKRLHGILDALEEAEVIDSAVFTAYAGLEGERVETNLRNLKNEDPQIGYLSTILVHCGKRKEA, encoded by the coding sequence ATGACCTACGGCACACTGTACGGCATCGGCGTGGGGCCGGGCGACCCGGAGCTTGTCACCGTGAAGGGGGCGAGGCTTCTGGGGGAGTGCAAAAAACTTTTCGTGCCCAAGGCGCGGATAAAGGCCGAAAGCGTGGCGCTTGCCATCATCGAACGGTACGTGAACCCCCAGGCCGTCATTGAGGAACTGGTCTTCCCCATGGTGATGGACAAAAACGAGTTGGAACGGCAGTGGGCGGAGTCCGCCTCGAAAATAGCCTCGTGGCTTGCCACCGGGCAGGACGCATGTTTCGTTACCCTGGGGGATTCGTTGCTCTACTCCACATACATCTATCTTGTGCGGGCGCTGAAGAAAGCGGCGCCGGAGGCCAGGGTGTCCACCGTGCCGGGAGTAACGGCGTTTTCCGCCGCCGCGGCTCTCACGGATTTTCCGGTGGGGGAGGCCAAGGAGCCGGTGACCATCATTCCCGCCGCCGACGATCTGGGCTCTGTGCGGCAGGCCGTCCGGGGGGAAGGGACCGTGATACTGATGAAAGTGGGTAAAAGGCTTCACGGCATCCTGGACGCTCTGGAGGAGGCGGAGGTTATAGACAGCGCGGTGTTCACCGCCTACGCCGGGCTTGAGGGGGAGCGGGTAGAGACGAACCTGAGGAACCTGAAGAACGAGGATCCGCAGATTGGCTATCTTTCCACCATCCTCGTGCATTGCGGGAAGAGGAAGGAGGCGTGA
- the cobM gene encoding precorrin-4 C(11)-methyltransferase, translating into MKVYFVGGGPGDPKLLTVRAKELLENCKCCVYAGSLVSDEVLALIPAEAEKYDSAEMDLAQTVAVAVKCAAKNVDMVRLHSGDPSIFGAIREQMNELDSHGIAYEVVPGVSSFQAAAAALNLELTAPEVAQAVILARTAGRTPVPDEQGIDELGRTRSTLCLFLSVGDLENTATRLSIHYGEDCPAAVVSRASWPDQMILTGTLADIAGKTKDAGIKKTAMVIVGWALSRDIPASRLYASDFSHGYRQAR; encoded by the coding sequence ATGAAAGTCTATTTCGTGGGGGGCGGCCCCGGAGATCCGAAACTTCTCACCGTGCGGGCGAAAGAGTTGCTGGAGAACTGCAAATGTTGCGTGTACGCCGGGTCGCTGGTAAGCGACGAGGTGCTGGCGCTGATACCGGCGGAGGCCGAGAAATACGATTCGGCGGAGATGGACTTGGCTCAAACCGTGGCAGTGGCCGTGAAATGCGCCGCTAAAAATGTGGACATGGTGCGGTTACATTCGGGCGACCCGTCCATATTCGGCGCCATCAGGGAGCAGATGAACGAGTTGGACAGCCACGGGATAGCATATGAAGTGGTTCCTGGCGTAAGCTCGTTCCAGGCCGCCGCCGCCGCGCTGAACCTGGAGCTTACGGCGCCGGAAGTGGCGCAGGCGGTTATACTGGCCAGAACAGCGGGCCGAACGCCGGTTCCGGACGAGCAAGGCATTGACGAGCTGGGAAGGACTCGCTCCACCTTGTGCCTGTTCCTCTCCGTAGGCGACCTGGAGAACACCGCCACGCGCCTTTCAATCCATTATGGTGAAGACTGCCCCGCCGCCGTGGTAAGCCGGGCCTCATGGCCCGACCAGATGATTCTCACCGGAACACTGGCCGACATCGCCGGTAAAACCAAAGATGCGGGGATAAAGAAAACGGCCATGGTCATCGTGGGTTGGGCGCTTTCGCGGGACATTCCCGCCTCCCGGCTTTACGCCAGCGATTTTTCCCATGGATACCGTCAGGCCAGGTGA
- a CDS encoding cobalamin biosynthesis protein, translating into MDTVRPGDAAWVAVITLSPEGGKLAGALLNRLPGSRGYIHEKAAYGDGRFEKFSRVVDLTAEIFGKVRGLVYIAPCGAVVRAIAPHLSGKKTDPAVVQVDIGGRYAVSLLSGHEGGANDLAMEVANAIGAEPVISTSTEAAKNIIVGVGCRKGKSAGSIKAAIMDSLEITGVSLAKVRLIASADVKENEPGLIEAARELGLPVRFIPSEDIRRADLPVERSDFVQEKVNLPAVAEPAALLAGRRTSLILKKLKRDGVTVALAKENCSSLE; encoded by the coding sequence ATGGATACCGTCAGGCCAGGTGACGCCGCCTGGGTGGCGGTGATAACCCTGTCGCCGGAAGGGGGGAAACTGGCCGGAGCGCTGTTAAACCGGCTTCCCGGCTCCCGGGGTTACATCCATGAAAAAGCCGCATACGGGGACGGAAGGTTTGAAAAATTTTCGAGGGTGGTGGACCTTACCGCCGAAATATTCGGGAAGGTTCGTGGGCTTGTGTACATCGCCCCCTGCGGAGCGGTGGTGCGCGCCATAGCGCCGCACCTGAGCGGGAAGAAGACCGACCCTGCGGTTGTGCAGGTGGACATCGGCGGGCGTTACGCCGTAAGCCTTCTGAGCGGCCACGAGGGGGGCGCCAACGACCTTGCCATGGAGGTGGCCAACGCCATCGGGGCCGAGCCGGTCATCTCCACATCCACGGAAGCGGCAAAAAATATAATTGTCGGTGTGGGATGCAGGAAAGGAAAATCCGCCGGGTCCATCAAGGCCGCCATCATGGACTCGCTGGAAATAACCGGGGTGTCGCTTGCAAAAGTACGTTTAATAGCCTCGGCGGACGTGAAGGAGAACGAGCCGGGGTTGATCGAGGCGGCCCGGGAGCTTGGATTGCCGGTGAGGTTCATCCCGTCGGAAGACATCCGCCGGGCGGACCTGCCGGTGGAGCGGTCTGATTTCGTTCAAGAAAAAGTTAACCTGCCAGCGGTCGCCGAACCTGCGGCCCTGCTGGCTGGAAGGAGGACATCATTAATACTGAAGAAACTCAAGCGCGACGGAGTGACGGTGGCGCTGGCAAAGGAAAACTGTTCGTCGTTGGAATAG
- the cobJ gene encoding precorrin-3B C(17)-methyltransferase yields the protein MNTEETQARRSDGGAGKGKLFVVGIGPGGPLDRTRRAEAAIAQCSVVAGYKRYLENVADLTAGKELISSGMTQETERCRQALAKAAEGHTVALISSGDAGVYGMSGLALELMEEDKVDVAVEIIPGVSAANAAGARLGAPLMLDYATISLSDLLVPWESIKIRLEAVAAADMVTALYNPRSKKRVEQLAEAAEIFKRYRLNSTPVGVCDSVGYDGEERIILTDLDNFLSEDIGMMSIVIIGNSQSRRMGEWFVTPRGYRGKRF from the coding sequence ATTAATACTGAAGAAACTCAAGCGCGACGGAGTGACGGTGGCGCTGGCAAAGGAAAACTGTTCGTCGTTGGAATAGGCCCCGGAGGGCCGCTGGACCGCACAAGACGGGCCGAGGCGGCCATCGCCCAGTGCTCGGTGGTGGCGGGGTATAAAAGGTATCTGGAAAACGTGGCGGACCTCACCGCCGGGAAGGAGCTGATCTCCTCCGGCATGACACAGGAGACCGAGCGGTGCCGTCAGGCTTTGGCCAAGGCGGCCGAGGGGCATACCGTGGCGCTCATCTCATCCGGCGACGCCGGGGTGTACGGGATGTCCGGCCTGGCCCTGGAGCTGATGGAAGAGGACAAGGTGGACGTGGCCGTGGAAATAATCCCCGGCGTGTCCGCCGCCAACGCCGCAGGAGCCAGGCTAGGGGCGCCGCTGATGCTGGATTACGCCACCATAAGCTTGAGCGACCTGCTGGTTCCATGGGAGTCCATAAAGATCCGGCTGGAGGCCGTGGCGGCGGCGGATATGGTTACGGCCCTGTACAACCCAAGAAGCAAGAAACGGGTGGAACAGCTGGCGGAGGCGGCGGAGATATTTAAACGCTACCGGCTTAACAGCACCCCTGTTGGCGTGTGCGACAGCGTGGGTTACGATGGGGAGGAGCGGATCATATTGACCGATCTTGATAACTTCCTGTCGGAAGATATAGGCATGATGTCTATCGTCATCATCGGCAACAGCCAGTCCCGCCGGATGGGGGAATGGTTCGTGACACCCCGCGGATACCGGGGAAAAAGGTTTTAG
- the cobK gene encoding precorrin-6A reductase: MKVLLLGGASETMPLAMALATRGLEVIASTATDNELDVGGHPKIKRRIGRLTAEEMAAFIREEGIGAVLDATHPFAVEAQKNAMSAANTAGLPYLRFERPGLTMDYERVHWADDHEEAAQIAFSFGKAALLTTGSRNLAPYVRQSVETGVPLVARVLPHPESEEACRKNGLDFSSVIFARGPFSVEENLETINKYSIGVMVTKESGQAGGVMEKVESCRLSGIPLVVVRRPREEAGDSFADMEKITQAVMVIAGGNGANG; this comes from the coding sequence ATGAAGGTACTGCTTCTGGGCGGCGCCAGCGAAACCATGCCCCTAGCCATGGCCCTGGCCACGCGAGGGCTGGAAGTAATAGCCTCCACCGCCACGGATAACGAGCTGGATGTGGGCGGCCACCCGAAGATCAAAAGGAGAATCGGGCGGCTCACCGCCGAAGAGATGGCGGCGTTCATCCGTGAAGAGGGGATAGGCGCTGTCCTGGACGCCACGCACCCTTTCGCCGTGGAAGCCCAAAAAAACGCCATGAGCGCCGCGAATACGGCTGGCTTGCCGTATCTGCGTTTTGAGCGCCCCGGGCTTACGATGGACTATGAACGGGTTCATTGGGCGGACGATCACGAGGAGGCGGCGCAAATCGCATTTTCATTCGGCAAGGCCGCGCTGTTGACCACAGGGTCCCGGAATCTTGCCCCATACGTCCGGCAATCTGTTGAAACCGGTGTCCCGTTGGTTGCCAGGGTTTTGCCCCATCCGGAATCGGAAGAGGCATGCCGGAAGAACGGGCTGGATTTCAGTTCCGTTATTTTCGCGCGCGGGCCGTTCTCGGTGGAGGAAAATCTTGAGACCATCAATAAATACTCCATAGGCGTCATGGTCACCAAGGAAAGCGGCCAGGCGGGCGGCGTTATGGAAAAGGTGGAATCGTGCCGGTTATCGGGCATTCCCCTTGTGGTGGTGCGAAGGCCCCGGGAAGAGGCGGGAGATTCTTTCGCCGATATGGAAAAGATAACGCAGGCGGTTATGGTTATCGCCGGAGGGAATGGCGCCAATGGGTAA